TACCGTTAACAAAGTAAATAAAAATACCCCCAACCCTAACGGTTGTCCACTGAGGCTGTAACAACTTATCATTAAGTGTAAATTgggtaaaataaaaagtttaaaattaaattattttcaaatataaaaatgtATAATTCTTTCTGGAACAGACTAATAAAGAAATGACCGCGTCACGTAAATTGAAATGGAGGAAGTAGTTTTCTTTAAAGCTTACTGAAATTCATGATTGGTACAACTTAATTTGTACTCCATCACCACTTCTTTTGGGCATAAAATATGCTGCTTCGAGTAGCTATATGAAGTAGCGGAGCTAGGATGTCAAAATTTAAAGAAGTAAATACACGTATGAGTCGGTAAGAAAAAATAATCTTTACCTATCTAAAGGGTATAATTTTCTAGCGAAGGGGTGTCCCCTTGGAGCTATGTGGCTTTGCCACTGGCTATATGGTTGCTTGTTGTGTTTGTAACAGTGTAAGTGATTTTATTTGTATTTGCATTTTGCTTAGGATGTGGAGTTGCAACCGATAGTTGAAGAGGTTGAAGAAGAGCCGATGCCTATAGCTTTTGAGCAAGTAGCTACTAATCAAAGCTTTGGAATCAATGGCGGGGATCTAGGAAGAAATGGTCCAGTGATTGAAGAACTGCCTAGTGTGCCTGAGAATGAAGAGAGGGCAATTGTGCTTTTCAAACCCATGAATACACAGCTTGTTCAATCCCCTTCAGATTTTTCTATTAAAGTGAATCCCCAGTTCACTAATGGATTCAAGAGTAAGCGTTCGATAGCTGTTCTCTGAGTTTTGGATTTAATTTATTATTAGGTGATATTTGGTTGGCTATTTAGTTTCCCTTAGTACTTTGTTTGAGATCATGTGGTGCAAAATATCAAATTGGAGGTGTTTTTATTGTGTGTATTCAAAGAGCCGTTAGAAAGTCAAATCAAGCTCATTCTTagcttttcttcatttcttccttcaTAGAGCTTTTGATGTTTTTAGGGTGTTATCCAGCTGGATGTTAGCATGAAATGGTAGTTTCATTAATTTGAGCTGAGCGAGTTAAGAAGCTTTTACGAGTAAAGTTTATTGCATGAACTATTTTGGGTAATGGGTGAATATGAGTAATTTATTGCTTCTATTTCATAGTTTGGGAGACAAATGTGGTGGTAATAACTATGAGAAATAACTACAAGCTAAGGGCTATCAGTTTTTGGCTTCTGTTATTGTAGTACTTGTTTCTTCCTTTAGTTACATGAAGAATGTGAAGTCCTTTATTCTTAAACCAGCAATATGAAGGATAGTTCTTTAAGTAAAGTCGGAAGAGGCAGAGGACTAGCTTGTCTATTCCTTAGTCTTAGTAGGTCGTATTTATGGTGTTCGTGATATTGGTCTGTGTGGAAAAAGGAAGTATGTTGCACATATAAGTTAACTTCACATCATTACTTTGCAGTAGCTAACATCTTTTTGGTTTACTAAGTTGTTCCTTTCATTGTTAATTTTGTTTGGTTCCTGCTGAAATTTGGTTTGGCATTAGAAATTTCAAAACAGTAACCAGCTTGTGTGTGCTGTACAGATCCAGTCTTATGGGGAAGCCAATCTTGTATTTTGAGACGTGCCGGTGATGAAAATGCAGATGAGAACTTATCTGGTTCTTCTAAAGGGTGTCTAGCAGTTGTTCCCTGGGTTCCATCTCAGCTTCCTTCAGCACAAGGAGACGAGTTTCTGCGCCAGGCTGACGTGTTGGAGATGATGGAAGCTGAAGATATGGATGGGGTGACAATGGATGTCGAAGACAACAGTGTCAGTGCTGGACAAAGGACTGCTATCGATGCTGGTTTAGTTGGCGTGAACGAAAGGCTGCATcagtggcaacaacaacattGCATGATTCCACCGCCACCCCACAGCACATCTACTCCAATTGTTTGGTATCGATGATGGTAGCATTATGGGCTGTTTTTGTAACATTTAGATATCGTCAAACTCTTCTTAGATCCCTCGTCTAAATGGGTTTGCTAGGTGTAGATGCAGAAGTAAATAGTAGATCAGTTTAGATCCCTCGTCTAAATGGGTTTGCTAGGTGTAGATGCAGAAGTAAATAGTAGATCAGTTGTGATACAGGGTTGACACTTTTGGGATATCTTGCACAAGATGGAAATGACTGTGATTCTTTATTGCAGGGTTATTTGCTCGTCTTTCACTTTTATCTCctcaaaaaagggggaaaaaataCATTGTTTGTTATGTTAGAGCAACCCGTCAAACGTGCAAAATATAAAGTTCTTTTCGCTAATAAGTGAAGACATATATTATGCTAAAAGAGGCCATGATTTAATCTCATAATTATATAATGCGACTTTGTTCAATTTTGTATTAATGGTCGCCTACTGTCAGTCAGTTCTCAATTACACTCTAGTAGAAACAAGTTCTGAATATAAAAAGTGACAAGCAATCAAAGACCATGTACAGGAAAAAAGATCTCACATAAGGTATTATACTAATCTAATAAACATTGTGGTGTGCGTTCTAAATAAATTGTTATCCTTAGCCGCACAGTTTGAGTAATGCATATTCTTACCTTGGTTAGCTATAATAAACGAATAAAATTTGATGTGAGTTCTGAGGCAAATTTAGAATTTAAAGTTTATAGATTTTTACAACAATCTCGAGTTATATATCCAAATAGATTTAATACAAAAATTTACTAATGTGTTCCTAGTCAAAGATTTATATATATTCAGTAAAAAAATTTAATACAAATAGAGGTTCACTGAAACCCATAACCTTAAAGCTGGATCCGCCCCTATCTGAGTTAAGCAAGAAAACTTCATATCGATCAAGGGCATATCTAGAGTATAGTGTATGGGTTCTCAGGAACTCAGTAACTTTTGCGTAAAttctgtatttttattaatttttttactaaatatctataaatatttaattgtgaACCCAGTTATTATGATATATTAATTTGAGATTGCGACAGGAACTCATAAAcctcaaatcctggatccgcctctgataTCAAGGGAAAATATGAATAGCGGAAGCTCCTCTGTCTCTCCCAGCTCCAAAATTGTGATGCCATCTTTATCTGCGTCTCTTAATATCAAGGACGTATCACCAGTCTTTTTCTCTCGACTCATTTAGATATCATTATCAATCAACGACATGAACTCAAATTTCTATATATAGAATATTTTAGGAGGTAGGTAAGACTCCGCAAAATTTGGAACTCATAAGAGCTACTATAAAAATTCTAATAGTTAAATTGGTAAGTAACAAACTTATTAAAAATTAGATTAACCTGCTTTTACCTTTAAGGAAATAAAACGTCATCCAGATTTAAGAGTCCTCTACATGTTGATAGAAAAATGCATATTACTTCAtactttttccttctctttttttagcACACCCCTTTAGATCAATGAACCCCGTAAAAATATAAAATCTCGTTTGTTATTTTAAGTTACCATCTTATTTCATTGAATTGTAGCTACTATCTAAATATGAGAGCAATAAGAAACTATATTCTTCAATTTAAATTAAAACACTTGACAAAGTGGTTCCATATTGCTGACACAAGATGATGGGAAAATCTTAATTAGGATATGAAACTTTATCCATTAATATGAAGTCATGTAGCCAGCTATTCTCGAACATAAATTTGTCCACATGAAGTCATATACTTGAATCCAATTTTGTCGTAATTAGTAACATTACTCACTATAAATACCACTATATATGCAGTGATCCTATTTCACTTCCATCCATAAGCAACTACTCAACATATATCCCAAAGAAGAAAAaccaagaaagaaagaaagaaacataaaaagaagaaaaaacaaggAAGTTTAATGTGCTTATTCTCATGATTTTGGCCTTGTTGCTAACCACAACGAGTGCACAACAATGTGGAAGTCAAGCTAGAGGGCGTCTGTGTGCCTATGGACTGTGCTGCAGTCAGTATGGGTTCTGCGGCACGACTCGTGCTTACTGTGGATTTGGTTGCCAGAGCCAATGCCGCCACTACGCCACCAGCACAACTGGTACTGAGGGTGAAAACAATAAGGATGAACACAAGAATAATGGTGGTTCCAACTAATGAACTTACAATACTTATATGATGAAAAGAATAAGGTATAATATGTGGTGTTTGTGTGTTTAAAATAAGGTGTAATTTTAGAATAAAGTTAGTGTCATGTCTTGAACACTATATATGTAATGGTTGTCCTCCTTGTTTTTCTATGTGATATCTACTATTGTTGCTTAAACAACACTTAAAAATGTCCAACAACTAGAGctgttcttattttattttttttatgtcgATGAGGAATTTCGCTATCTTATTAAAGCCAATATAAATATATCCATCATTCGACTGGGCTTTAATACCAGCGGCGCTTCACTATCATCTTGTCAGCAACTTCTGCACTCTATGTATTTTCATTCTCCTTTCTGATGATTGCATGCATATAGTTTCAACAGAAAAGGAATAATTAAGTGATGTTTGGTTAAATGGGGTATATGGTTCTTGCAATAATTATCGTGCTTGTCTTGTTGGGTGATTATTTGTCGTCACACTTAATATTGTACAGAAAAATAGTCTGCTGAAAGAAACCTGCATGACTATAATATGGACACAAAATTAGAGTACATCCAAAAAAATATGCCACGTATTTTAATCTAAAGCTTACGTTACGTGATCTGGTATTACATCTGTGAACTATGCTTTAGCTAACAAAAGGACATAACTTTAAGGGCGGAAAATAACAGAGAACTCCTTTAACTATTTCTAAAATATTACTACTCTATTTCGATTTCAATATATTTCATCATGCAGAAATGGTTTTGATCGACCCCATTATATCGAAGATTTGCATAAGATACAAGGTTTTAGATATACTATATTTTGATCAAATGCTATTTTCTCAAGTTTAGTATTTCATGTTTAAAGAAAACTTTGAGTTTAACTTTTGTGGGAACCTTGACGAAATACTCGAAAGGCCCGATAATTAGGAAGTTGTAGCAAACTCGACATCACGACATGGTGTTGGAGGCGTGGAGAAGCCATATAGTAACGTAATAATAAAGCCATCTTGCCAGCTATATAGTCGAACGCAAACTTTGTCAAGATTAAATCACGTAGCTAGCAACTTTTGAATGTGAATATGACTCGAACATGGCATTCTATAAATCCCTTATTTTGTGGTTTGAAtcattttcttgtatttttaggaaacccataATCTCTATAGATTTGGAAAAAACCATTGTCCTGATAGATTTGGGAAAGGAAAAGATATTGTCCTTGTCAAATAGGAAAACCTTTCTCTTATAGGTTTTGGACTATTTGGGATCTATATATAAAGGTTGTAGCCGGGGATTCTATGGATTGTATTGTGTTTTCTTCTCATTTATAGTGGAAAACTCTCTCTGCTTCTGCCCCGAGGATTAGGCTTAGCTgaacctcgttaaatccttgtgttAATTTTTCCTCTCTATTTGTTTTGTGTGTGATTGTGTGCTAGTTAATCTACGatcttccgcaacaattggtatcagagcaaagtTCGGGCGGGGTTTCCACATATAATCTAGGATAAGATGTCTTCATCATCTTCAATAAAGTGCGAAGTAGAGAAATTTGATGGGGATTCTGGTTTCCGTCTGTGTAAAGGATGAAATCTTCCCTGGTGTTACAAGGGTTATGGAAGGCAATTGATGAGGATTTTCCTGAAGAGATGAAAGAGATAGAGAAGGAAGACCTGAAGGAGAGGGCTTTGAGTGCGATCTTCATGAGCGTTACAGATAGCGTTCTTCGGAAAATTACTGAAGAAACTTCTGCAACAACGGCATGGAAGAAGCTGAAAGATTTGTATTCTAAGAAATTGCTGACAAATCACCTTCACTTGGAAAAGAGGTTATACAATCTCCGTATGAACAAAGGCACACCTGTTAAAACTTACCTTGATGagtttaattcaattataatGGACCTGAAGAACACAGATATCAAAATTGAGAGCGAGGATCAGGTCTTGATTGTGTTATGTTCTTTACCACCGTCTTATGATACTTTTGCCGATACGCTGCTATATAGGAAAGACAACATTTCACTGGAAGATGTTAGTAATACATTAAAATCTAAAGAGTTGAAAAAGAGCTTTCCAGATAGCAGAACTAAGGGTGAAGGTCTTGTGAGTAGAGGAAAAACACAACAAAAGGACTTTAATAGGAAAAAGTCAACCGCCATATCAAAGTCTAGCTAGAGCAAGAAAGCAGACCTGTTATAAGTACAGGGAGCAAGGTCACTACAAGAGAGATTGTTTTAAGCTGAAGGAGAAAAGAAGGAAGCAGAAAATAGATAATTCGACAAATATTGTTGACACTGGCAATAATTCTGATGATAGTGACTTTATAAGGGAAGTCTGTGTTGTGAGTTCTAGTCATGGGCAGAATTCTTGGGTTCTTGATTCTGGTGCTACTTTCACATGTGTCCACACAAGAATTGGTTTGCAACTTACAAGCAAATGAGTGAGACTGTCTAAACAGGAGATGATAATCCATTACCAGTAGAGGGGACTAGTAACATCAAATTGAGAATGTTCGATGGAATTAACAGAAACATTGAGTGTTGGCATGTTTTCTCTTTCGACTTTGGATGATCAG
The Nicotiana sylvestris chromosome 11, ASM39365v2, whole genome shotgun sequence DNA segment above includes these coding regions:
- the LOC104249409 gene encoding uncharacterized protein; protein product: MENYYTLKMARKDFEYVYDDFNDFSLSSPATKIRRLDVELQPIVEEVEEEPMPIAFEQVATNQSFGINGGDLGRNGPVIEELPSVPENEERAIVLFKPMNTQLVQSPSDFSIKVNPQFTNGFKNPVLWGSQSCILRRAGDENADENLSGSSKGCLAVVPWVPSQLPSAQGDEFLRQADVLEMMEAEDMDGVTMDVEDNSVSAGQRTAIDAGLVGVNERLHQWQQQHCMIPPPPHSTSTPIVWYR